Proteins from one Paraburkholderia sp. BL10I2N1 genomic window:
- a CDS encoding DUF1656 domain-containing protein — translation MIGEIDILGVFVPTVLVLMFIAYLINLAIRTVFARIGFYRFVWHRSIFDLGIYVLVLGLVVIVSHRL, via the coding sequence ATGATCGGCGAAATCGACATTCTCGGCGTCTTCGTGCCGACCGTGCTCGTGCTGATGTTCATCGCCTACCTGATCAATCTCGCGATTCGCACTGTGTTCGCACGCATCGGCTTTTACCGTTTCGTTTGGCATCGCTCCATCTTCGATCTCGGCATTTACGTGCTGGTGCTGGGTCTTGTCGTCATCGTTTCGCATCGACTCTAA